The DNA segment TCCCAGGCCCACGCTGCTTGAATAACCCTTTTCTACGACACTCCGTTCAAGGATGGACACGATGGATAACAGCAATACGACTCGCGAAGAAACATCAGCACCCGATCTCGGAACTATTGTACGAGCCGTGATTCACCCGGGAATCGGCATCGCCCGGCTTGGTAGCAGCCTGGAAGCCGATGGTTTTTTCATCGGGCCTGAAACTCTGGAGCTCGGCAGCGGTGTGCTGGGCGATGCGCGCGACGACACAGGCGCATTGATGCGCCAGGCCGCACGCTTTCGCATTTATGGTTATGACGCCAATGACCGGGTGGTAGCAGAACTCACCGCCGCCCAGGCACAGATCGACTGGCAGGTACACCTGGCTAATCGCAAGGCCCAGTGGTACAGGTTCGAGATGGCGATGGATCTTCCTGAGGCCGGGGACTTGGAAATGAAGCTGCGCAACGATCATATCGCCGGTGCTGAGCGAGAGGCGCTGGTCATCGACCCTGGCGCCCGGTCCATCAGTGGTAAAAATCGTAGCGGTCAGGATTATCAGTTTGACACCGGCCAATTCATGGGGGGCAAAGTTCCGTTGGGTGAGCTGCGCACCGACTCAGACGGGCGCTTGCTGGTGTTGGGCGGTTTTGCGCAGTCTGCGTCGCCCACCGGCAAACTGATTTACGATAAGGATGAGCAGGGCAGCTTTGCCAATGCCAGCGAGTGGTTCGATGACACGTCCGACGGCCCGGTCAGCGCCACGGTCGTGCTCAATGGCAAGTCCCTGCCGGTGGAGCCGGCATGGGTCGTTGCCGCACAACCCAGCTTCGCGCCTCATGTGGTCGGTTGGCGAACGCTCTATGATCTGCTGGTCGACACCTACATCGATTGTGGCTGGATGCAGCCTGTCGAGACGGTCTCTTTTCAGCGCGATGTCTTGCCAGTGCTGCAACGTTTGAGCGGCTTGCAATGGGTCAACAAAGGCTTCGCCAGCCTGTACGGTTATGGCGCGCCGATGGATTTCACCAATCGAAAACTGCTGGCCAAATTGTCCCTGACTGACGAAACCTACAGCCATCTGCGGCGTACAGTGTTCAACGCTTTTCGCGCGGCTGACAACAG comes from the Pseudomonas sp. StFLB209 genome and includes:
- a CDS encoding LodA/GoxA family CTQ-dependent oxidase, producing MIHPGIGIARLGSSLEADGFFIGPETLELGSGVLGDARDDTGALMRQAARFRIYGYDANDRVVAELTAAQAQIDWQVHLANRKAQWYRFEMAMDLPEAGDLEMKLRNDHIAGAEREALVIDPGARSISGKNRSGQDYQFDTGQFMGGKVPLGELRTDSDGRLLVLGGFAQSASPTGKLIYDKDEQGSFANASEWFDDTSDGPVSATVVLNGKSLPVEPAWVVAAQPSFAPHVVGWRTLYDLLVDTYIDCGWMQPVETVSFQRDVLPVLQRLSGLQWVNKGFASLYGYGAPMDFTNRKLLAKLSLTDETYSHLRRTVFNAFRAADNSVHEQRTWPWLYGDTFGGDEDLPGNHLALSAGRSSILKRWVAGDFINDWQAEPAPVASFDRLPVAMQPAMLDQAALHFCVADAFHPGIELSWPMRHASIYRAPFRIKALPDGQPVPEYGLVLDQKKALSAEGPLHAQPPGGLSRWMALPWQVDAVGCRSGYDKDYDPYLPTFWPAQVPNQVLSEADYNLVIDESLPREQRLALFNKRAHWGRQLPKRFIDQAMTVVADVGVLGVVEARPGIVDDEDFPAVMHVEIERRSAASAASGRLPVAISAAAAQGAFGDELQSLILAGWDSVEQYEEFCRIFKR